gaagaagaaggacaacatGGAGGTTAACCTCACAGAAGATATGTATCTATTTCTTCGGATTGGACAGTTAACTATTCCAGTCGGGGGTCATAATTATCCTGCTCTGCCAGGGATCTTAACGATctaggttatcttgttgacCAGTATCTTAACAGTCTTAATCGCAGGATTCAGATTTTAGAAGGAGGCTCGGATGTGGAGATCTGTGAATCTTTACAgactggaaattaatatttttttcatttttactagtcataaaactaaaatatattctcaacttaaaaagatatattttcttttgtttcattatttataataaaaatctgatttatttgttttattgtattatacctTATGCAATAAGTGAATTAATTGGCAAAATGGGTCACTTTCAAGTTTGTTATTGGGTCATCGGGATGCTGAAGGTTTTTTTGGCGAGGAGGGTCGCGTGTTTTGACAACCCTGTGCAAGTCTCTCGCAAAATACGAGACCATCCCTTCTCCAGCTTGCTAATAACGAAAGTGCCACTCTTCTCTCGCACGTGAGAGTGTTTGTCGAGCTTCCCTGGTTCCCGATAAACAGGAGTCATTTACTTCGTCGTGTTACCTGCAATTTCCGGTGAACGACTCAAAACACGGAGTTAATCAACTTTACTGCCAATATTTGTTTTGACTAAAGTTGTCGACTTTACTCTCGAAGACTCAAAAGGCTGttcgttaattttttttggctCCATTCTCCTAGCCCTCTAGAACTAGATCCACTCTCACGTGATCTTTCCGTCGCAGTTGATTCATCTTCCCCAGCGACCCATACAGCCCAGACTTTTCCTGCAATAGTTGCGAAGGCGAAGCAAACCCAGAGTGGCGTTGGCCGGCGAACAAAAGGGACCGCCGAGAAGGTCACGCAGTCCCGACCTCGGAAACAGCCGTGGTATCCGGGTAAGTCTTTTGAGTTTATTGTTTTGTCCTTTTCCGAACTGCTTTCTCCACCTCCGGTCATGAGAACTCTGTCTTTGCATGTCATCGCGTAGATTGTTTTTTGCTAATTTTGGGACATAGGTTTGAAAATCTATTGCCTCCTAGTTACTCCCCACGGTTAATTTCATACGGCTGATTTGCGGATCGATATATTCCGTTTTGTAGTTTCTGAATCGGAGGACGCCTCCGCTGCTAATTATTCTTCAGCTGGACAAGTTTGGAGGTATTCCTTCGTCGGTATTGCCCAGGAGACTCTTCGCCCCTGACTCATACCCGACAGGCTTGCGGTTGAACGTCTACTCAAAAGCAAACATCATCGGTTGTATTGCGGAGTCACTTAGAGGTATGGCTGCCATTGACACTTTGCTTGCTTCCCAGTTTCGCAGGCTGTTTGAGCTGCCCGTTGTACGCTGCCACAGCTCTGCGAAGCTCATCGGCAGCCTCCTCTGCCGGCAGCTAGTTACAGTTCGCACATACGAGTTGTGGTTCACGTTCGCAAACCATGCTCTACGTTTCTTGCTGGATGAATTCCGCGACGGTACATGTTTGAACTGCGGAGCTTTCGATGTTCAAGATTCGGAAATAGGTCCTATTAACGAATCTGAACCTGGGCCGATTTGGAAGTCGCTCTTTGATACGGCTGTGGGTGATATTACGGTGGGAAATGTGCTGGGGATGTTGCGGAATCGCTATCCAGGCGAGGATAAACGGCTCCCTTTGGCTCTGATCGCCTTGGTTGATGGTGCTCTGTGCTGCAGCAACAAACAACTTAAACTGACCCCCAGGTACGTTGAAATACTGTCAAACGTTGAGAGTTTTTTGGCCTATCCATGGGGTCGAGAGTCGTTCTTAGTTACCTTGCCGTGTTTCCTGCCTACCCCTGCCAACGAGCTTATTAAGGACCCACTGGCAGCCATGCGTGACCAGCTATCTCAGAAGACTACCGTTTGCTATGGGTTTCCGCTTGCCCTGCAGTTGTTCGCTTTTGAGGCTGTGTCTTTGCTGCTGGAGAAAATTCCCGCAGCGAACACCACCAATTTCTTGGATGAGCCCAGAGCATGCACTGGTTCGGTTACTATTCTCATAGTAAACGACATAACTGATGTCGAGCAAGACCCGGCTTGTTGTGGTCACGAAATCCATGGTTCGACCAGAGTCTCACCAAACCTTCCAAACCAGCCATCTAGGAGGTACCAGCGACCAAGGTTCAGTCCAAGGCGAATATCTCAACCCACAGAAGGACTTTCaacatgaaaccaattttcatgGATTCGACACTCAATACGGAGTCCATACCAGTTGGAATCATATCAAAATCTATCCGGACCAGAAAGTTATgtattttacaaaccggaggttctccacCGCATCCAGTTGCGAGTATCAGCCTTTTGAAATGGATTTTAGACCAACCATTAGGCGGCCTCCtccagaatcaatcatgggCTTAAAGAAGAGTCTCTtatctttccaggaagcccaaAATCAAGAGATTTGGTTCAGGAAATACCAAGATGCAATTAATTTCCCAAAGCTGACCAAACCGACATCAATTATGGAAAGCTTCCAACCAATTCCATTTGGTCCGACCCAAACCTATTTATGGAAGCCTGGAGATGTTCTAGACCAACCAGAATACATACAAGAAGTCTCAGCTGCACCATCACCCAGGAGATCAGGCGGATCCCTATTTACTTGAAGTTGGCTTATTTGGAAtttcttgcaataaagctccaacagctcttttctcttcagttaAGGCACGACATCAGCACCTTCCAGACCATAAAGAAGATTTCCCCCCTCAATCCatccagatacaagaagaacatcAGCTACATTCATTTGGCCAAGATCCTCACCATTAAGTCTCCAACGGCTAGttttcatggagccatcaatCCCTTTGCTTTCAAGTCTATTATTTCGAGTTTATTACTttcattttatcattttaagACTGTTAGAGTCTGCcttggtcgagcctataaagctctagtCTTTGCTTCATTGTATTCACCCCTTGgattttatgaatgaaaaatacagtttttctagttttgtcAAAACTATTGTTCTAACTCTTTTGAgtgtgtgagaagcagctcttgagcaaccagACTTATCATAGCttcctttcacagagctttgtggcgtccatCATTCCATTTCCATCCACTGATCTtgcttgagagagacttcagtccagcaggCCGGATCCCACCTTCACGCCATTTTCCATCCATCGATccttgttgagagagacttcagtccagcaacaaagatcccatctccatcaatctatcccttttctatttgtttttttttcatattatcattctgattcatattcatatttttttctgttttcatcataaaattttaaaaacccataaaaatcaATTCTCTTTGTGGTCAGGTTGTAGCTTGGATCCAACCTCTATCAATACTTGGgttaccccccccccccccctgtGCCCACAACACGGCTGTAAGTTCCTTTTCCCTTCGTTTGAAATACACCGGATCCAAAAACCCTTCTAGTAAAAGCGTTGTTTGATGTTGGTATTTACCTTTATTCCGTTGTTTCTGCCTATCTTAAGCTCTCTGTACACTTCACTGTGATTCCTGATGCGGAACGTCTCCTGTTGGTTGACGAGGCTGAAGATAGTAAAGTTACTTCTCTGGTGCAGAAGCTGCTTTGTGGGGAAACATTTAAAACTGAGGATTTTTCAGGCGGTGACAGGTCGTTTTGCCCCAAGTTAGAGGCTGCAGACGCTGGGCAGGGCGAGAAAGGCAGTCCCTTTCCCGTACACCGGCGGAATTTACGACCGCGCAAAGCAGTCCCTGTCGAAGTTGAAGAAGTATCTTCTTCAACTAACAGCGAAGAAGGGGATCCTCCTTGCTCAGGGAGGTGTACGCATGAAATGTTAAAACGTTGGATGAAGGTGCGGTTTGAGAAGTTGGAGAACAAGTTTGATGAGTACAATGATTTGCAGGGGTTTGGGTATGCCCGAGGTAAGCAACCATAATACAAGGAAGAGGAAAGCCAGAGATCCGCAACGTAGACAGAATTCCTCTCCTGATAGTATTGGCATTGAAACACATGGGCCAAACTGGAAGGgcataaaaagaaaaacggtCGCAAATTCCGCTGGTGAGAAGAAAACATTGTCTCGGCGCGGATCTGGTGGCGAAACCGGCGTGGCAATGGTTGTACACCATAGTTATAATGTCACATATTATTCAGATATAGAGTGAATTCCTCTTCTGACAGTTTTGCCGTTTACCAGGGAACCAGAAGTAACAACACAGCTTCATCACATAGAGAGAGTGGTCGACAAAATAAGTCTGGTAATGGTGTGACCACACCAGTCTTCGGAAATGCATCTCTTCAGGTGATATGATAGACTGTTGTTTTGGTGTGTTTTTGGTGTACAGTTCCTAAAGGTCGTATAATGATGTCATGCAGGAAACGCGTACACCCAGTCGTCCGGGGGATGAACTGTCACCGCCCGACGCACAACAGTCTGACAATGCTGGTTCTCCACCACCCGGCGAAAACAAAGTCGATCAGGTAATGTGATAGATAGTTGTATTTTTGTGTTATTGGTTACACTTGTAAACCAACGCTGGGGAGGTTGTTTAGCAGCAAGTAACAGAGCCGCATGCTCTCGTCCCATATGGACCTGTATTAGATGTTGAACCTGAGTCCTATGTGTTACCACCTAAGGTTCGTTTCATCTAAAATAGTTGTGTATTGTTTCGCTGTGAAGTCGTAATAACAAGAGTTGTGACTATTTACAGATTCCTTCTACAAAGCGGTATGAGGTAGGCTCCCCAGTTCCATATCATATAAAGCGGTATGAGGTAGGCTCCCAGTCGCATGGGAGAAAACAAACCCTACCTGTTATAGGTCGGTTGGCCCTGTGCGTTCTTTTCACCCTTCATGGAATGGAAACCCCTCCTCCAAATCTAAGGTTGCATCCACCGGAGTTGAAAAGTGTCTGCTCTTGATTATATCATATACAGTTGTTATATCTTAGACATTTGTTTTGGTCTGTTATTGTTGGACATTTTTCAAAGACCGTaatgttggggaaaaatatccaggcataagttttctccagcttccggataggccctcgacttccggacccttgctcaaggagaaaccagggaccgacccctgccttaggtccgacccccttgatcggaccgatccttgaagcaaaatagaagttttccgcctaaggaGAATGATACAGCCTCAGAATCTCACTTTAGCTTTTctcacaagaaatcaaaactGACAGCCTAAATGGAATGAAGATCGCAACTCAAAGATATGAAAGACTTTGAGATAAGATCATGAACCAGAACCTAAGTGAATCTCACACAAAGATAAAGGTTTAACACTTGCATCTTAAGAAAGAATCTCACATAACTTagaaataacaagaacaagcataaaagctctcaagagaaaaatctcactttttattcaatactcAAATCTGATTTTACAATGAAATGAAAGGAGCTTTATATATAGATCTTGGACAAaagtttcagaatcaaaagaTATAAATGAAAGGAGGATTTTTAggataaatcatcattaaaaaaagaatcaaatggGCTGGTCAAAAGGCTGATCTCAAGGGATTGAAATCTGCTTATTAATGAGTCTTGACCAAGTCTTTAATACCTTTGGACAGATCTTTTGGAGCTGATAAGGAGGCTTAAGTGGTGGCCTTTGTTTGGGGACAGCCAGCTGAATAAAAATAACCATAGGCTTGATGTCGTCTAGGTTCAACCGAGTCCAAACATAGAAAGTCTTGTCTACTTTATGAGCATTAGATTTGATGCCTGCATCATACCCTCCTTCTTGAAAAAGTTCTGTCCTCAAAACTTGCTCATGTGATATAAGGATGTACCTCGAATTTTGTTGGACCTCTTCTGATGGATCAAGTGGTTCAGGCTCTTTGTTTTCTTGCTCAATTTGGACCGCCTGTTGGACCAACCCGTCCAAACCATCGCATGTGTATCTTTGTATGTGAAAACGTATCTCACCTCTTAACCCGTAAACAAACTGGTCCATGACATTCTCATTGCTTACTCCTGGATTGAGCCGAATGCGAAGATACTTGAATTGTTTGTGATACTCTATGACCGTCTTATCATCTTGGCAAAGTGTATGAAACTGCCTCCGGATTTCTTGATACTGATCACGTGGGATGTAttgttttctcatcagattttTCATCTCATCCCAAGTTGATTCCCGACAATACCGGCGATGATTTCCTTTTGCAGTAGATTGGCTCCACCAGTTTTGAGCTTGGTTGATGAGCTGATCGGCTGCAATGTACACTTTCTCAAAATCTGGACAGCCGCAAGAATGGAAGAACTCGTTCATCTTGTGCTCCCATTCAAAGTACTCATCAGGGCCTGATCTTCctgaaaaataataatcttcttGCTTCAAAAGACTCCAAGGATGGTTCGCCATGTTGATGTTGCTGGACTGGTTTTCCATATCTctttataatagtttttttttttggacagaaacttagaaaaacaaaacagaaaagaaaaaaaagaaaaaagatttctTCTGGGTTTTCTTTGGAGAAtcgaatgaaaaaaaaaacaaaaggatagATGATAGGAGcttttggctctgataccaaatgatacagcctCAGAATCTCACTTTAGCTTTTctcacaagaaatcaaaactGACAGCCTAAATGGAATGAAGATCGCCACTCAAAGATATGAAAGACTTTGAGATAAGATCATGAACCAGAACCTAAGTGAATCTCACACAAAGATGAAGGTTCAACAATTGCATCCTAAGAAAGAATCTCACATAACTTagaaataacaagaacaagcataaaagctctcaagagaaaaatctcactttttattcaatactcAAATATGATTTTACAATGAAATGAGAGGAGCTTTATATGTAGCTCTTGGACAAaagtttcagaatcaaaagaTATAAATGAAAGGAGGATTTTTAggataaatcatcattaaaaaaataatcaaatggGCTGGTCAAAAGGCTGATCTCAAGGGATTGAAATCTGCTTATTAATGAGTCTTGACCAAGTCTTTAATACCTTTGGACAGATCTTTTGGAGCTGATAAGGAGGCTTAAGTGATGGCCTTTGTTTAGGGACAGCCAGCTGAATAAAAAGAACCATAGGCTTGATGTCGTCTAGGTTCATCCGAGTCCAAACATAGAAAGTCTTGTCTTCTTTATGAGCATTGGATTTGATGCCCGCATCAgagaaacttccatttttccgattatggaagagttctattacttgaagccgacatctacaactagaaaaggggagcccaaaccctagaataagggatcgactttTCTAGACTAAGAGATTAGGGTTAGGCGGCTAGAACTAAGGTTCATATACCACCAAAACGTTGTAGTCCTGATCAATAACATAATAAACATCTCTTCTAGTCGAATTCTCTTGTTTCAATACAAATATTCTAGTGTTCCAtagtactaaaacgatcctacacaaaataccctaacagtttggcgctagaaggaggggagtgatccaactacgtgacgatggcacTAGAGGACGATATTAACCAAGCAGAGATGACCTCGAGGGAGATCAAACTCCTCAACAAGCTCGAGTTTCTTCAAagtcaggttaccgatcttcaGAATGCTCGGGAGACCACCCCGGAGGTCCTGAACTTCTTCttgaagttcaaaccctaaaagatcaacttggagaacactccaagcaactacagcagagcgccgagaagctagacgccatagaagcagagaatcttgtcctccgacaagagaaccataCCCTCGGTGAAACTAGCAACAACCGAAAGCGGTTCCAAACTAGGGTTTGACCCATGGCTTCGCTCAATACTCCACGCGACAGCGAAGAAGCACCTCATTGACCCGTTTCCGCCAGCAACGAACCCGAAGGCCGAGAAGCCGCAAACGACGGGACCCGAGTGCAAGTGGATAGCGATTCTGATACGGAAGATGAGGATTACTCACCCGATGATCCTGGGATCTCGAATCCGGCTTTAGCCGCCTACTTAGAAAGGGTGGTCTCCGAAAGGTTTGGCACCATTCAATCTAAggtagaaaggctcccaggggtAGCTTCCCCTATTCGGAGAAGTAATCAGgggtcctactccgatacacctttcgtggaagagattgcctcggtggagatgccacacaagttctctttcccgagcataaagatgtacgaAGGTACTGGGGATCCTGACAATCATATCGCccagtacaagcaacgcatgctagcAATAGCAATCCCCCGGGGGACGCACGGGAAGTTACCATGTGCAAGGGATTCGGATCAACCTTGACTGGCCCTGCTCTCCAGTGGTACATCAATCTTCCTACCAAGTCCATCAagtcctttgcagcccttagcgacAAGTTCGTAGAGCAATTTGCTAGTAGTCGCAACCTAGAGAAGAATTCAGACGACCTCTATGaagtcctccagcataggaacgaACCCCTTCGTTCCTACATAGCACGCTTCAACCAATAGAAGGTGGCTATCCCTGAGTGCAACGCTGATTCGGCTATCTCAGCCTTCAAGCGGGGCCTACTCCCGGAGGGAGACCtctacaaggagctgatcaaatacaagtgcaggaCTATGGAGGACGTATtgtctcgtgcttgggctcaagtaaggtgggaagaagatgttgctaGTAGGGCCAAATCATGTCCGAAGTACGATCATAAGTCCTCAAAGCCAACTAGGAATGACCGCGATGAGCCCTCTCATCCCAAGACCGCGAGGGAGACAGGCAACCCAAGCAAGGGCAGGTACCAACATCGACCTTTGCCTAGATCCGAGGGGATGATGGTGTCCACTTGGCCTGATATCTCTCATCTTGCGATATCCAAACCGGAACTGATCGGCGTCCTACGACAAATGGGTCCACAAGTTAAGTGGCCTCCTAAGATGAAGGCTGCAGAGGCTAATCAAAACCCCAAGCGATGGTGCGAGTTCCATAGTGACCATGGTCACACCACGGAAGATTGTATTGCCTTGAAGATGGAAGTCgccgagctcctcaagaaaggctacctaagggagttcctctcagataaggccaagaaccttctaaatAAGGAAGGTCCCGGTCTCCCTACCGAAACAGCTCCAGCATTGCCACCACAGCAAGACCgagtgatccatgtcatctcaggcGGATCGGAGGTAAGTGGAATTAGTAGTGCCGctgccaagagaagtactcgcaaCGCCAGGAACGAccaagaggccgagggtcctAAGCGCCTATTCCTCGAAACAGACGAGATCAGcttcactgcaagggagcaAGAGAAGGACCTTGTTCCTCACCACGATGCTCTTGTCttttcacttaccatagcaaactgcttggtcaagcgaatactaGTGTACAATGGAAGTTCCAGCAACATTATCTTCCACTCGGCCTTCGCCGACCTAGGTTTGGAACCCACATCCCTAACTAGAAAGGCGACTCCCCTTGTAGGCTTCAGCGGAGAGGTCAAGCAAACCTTAGGAGAGGTCCTTCTCCCCGTGTACGCCGAGGGGATAAATCAGGCCACAAAGTTCCTAGTCATCGATTGCCCTTCATCGTATAATGTAATACtaggaaggccttggatccacgaTATGGGAGCTGTACCTTCGACTTTACATCAACTGGTCAAGTTCCCAACTCCCTAGGGCATCAAGGCGGTCAAGGGAGATCAGGAGAATGCCAGGTCCTGCTACCAGACTACCTTAAAGGGACAGACCCAAGTTTTgtagcaattacagaagaagcttccggccccgcataccgaagagccggaagtggaagGAATGGATGAGGTTCCACTCACAGAAGGGAACTTGGGTCGAAACTTAAAGATAGGCTCCCAGCTTCCAGAAGGTCTAAGAAAGAGATTGGTGACTTCTTGAGATCCAACTCCGATTGCTTCGCCTGGTCCCATGAGGACATGCCTGGAATTGATCCTGACgtcatcatgcatcaactcaaagtggatccaatgcatcctcccgtcagacagaagaggaggaagttcactcctgaaagggacgagataatcaacgaagaggtcaaaAACCTACTGGATGGcggattcatacgagaggtgcactacccggaatggctagctaATGTAGTGGTTGTTAAGAAGAACGGGAAGTGGATAGTCTGTATCGACTTCAAGGATCTTCATAAATCCTGTCCTAAAGACCCCTTCCCCTTTcctcacatcgacaagctagtCGATGCCACTGCTGGTCATCAGCTGAGGAGtttcatggatgcattctccagatataaccagatcctaatgcatcctgacgaccaagagaagacctcgttcatgacctcaaggggcatctactgttacaaggtcatgcctttcggattgaagaacGCAGGTTCGACCTATCAGAGGCtcgtcaacatgatgttcgccgatcagatagggcagaccatggaggtctatattgatgatatgctggtaAAATCCTGGACGCTGAGGACCATATATCGCACcttcaacaagccttcaccactctcaggaggtacaacatgaagctgaacccttcaaagtgctcgttCAGGGTAAGCTCTGGGAAGTTCTTGGGGTAtatagtcacccacaggggcattgaagtaaacccATAGCAAGTGAGAGCAATCCAGGTGATTCCTTCCCCTCGCAACGTCAAGGAGGTGCAAAGACTGACAGGAAGGATGGCCGTCCTAACCAGGTTCATCTCCAGGCTGTCCGACAAGTCGCATGCCTTCTTcgaaaccttgaaggaccccaaggacttccaatggaccgataaatgtgagcaagccctatacgatctcaaggcctatctcactactccacctctcctctcaaaacccttTGAAGGTGAGGTCCTATTGCTCTATCTGGCGGTATCAGAGCTCGCAGTCAGTAACGGTCCtggtaagggaagaaggaaggaaacagcACCCTATCTACTACGTGAGAAAATCATTGCTAGGCGCGGAAACCCGCTATAGTCACCTTGAGAAGCTGGCCCTCGCCTTAGTTAACGCGGCTCGAAAGCTACGCCCCTATttccaggctcatcaaatcgtggTGGTCACCTCCTTTCCCATCAAGGCAGTCCTTCACAAGCCGGAAATGTCCggacgactagcaaaatgggctATAGAGCTGGGGGAG
The sequence above is drawn from the Raphanus sativus cultivar WK10039 chromosome 7, ASM80110v3, whole genome shotgun sequence genome and encodes:
- the LOC130498119 gene encoding uncharacterized protein LOC130498119 translates to MEDVLSRAWAQVRWEEDVASRAKSCPKYDHKSSKPTRNDRDEPSHPKTARETGNPSKGRYQHRPLPRSEGMMVSTWPDISHLAISKPELIGVLRQMGPQVKWPPKMKAAEANQNPKRWCEFHSDHGHTTEDSPALPPQQDRVIHVISGGSEVSGISSAAAKRSTRNARNDQEAEGPKRLFLETDEISFTAREQEKDLVPHHDALVFSLTIANCLVKRILVYNGSSSNIIFHSAFADLGLEPTSLTRKATPLVGFSGEVKQTLGEVLLPVYAEGINQATKFLVIDCPSSYNVILGRPWIHDMGAVPSTLHQLVKFPTP